In Cupriavidus sp. EM10, the genomic window AAAATCGTATGGATCGGTGAATTGGGGGCGCAATGGGCAGAACCAATGGGCTCCAACGGGCAAAACTCAAGCGGACATGCCCACGGGGCGTCACCGCGTAACGCTCGGTGACACATTGGCCACAAGGCTCCCGGTATTATATGGGCCTGTCGCCATTCCGACCGGCCGCTCCAATGATCCCGACCCGCCGGCGGGGGCATGGCGGCCGGTGCTTATTCTTACTCCATGAAACGTCTGTTCCTGCGCCTGGCCGGGGTATTGCTGGTGTTCGCCGTGGCCGCCGCCGGCGGCTTTGCCTGGTGGGCCAACCAGCCGCTGCCCCTGTCGGCATCCCCCGTCGAAGTCATCATCAAGCCGAATTCCGGCGTGGCCAGCGTCGGCCGCCAGATCCAGCGCGGCGGGGTGGGCATGGACCCGCGCCTGTTCCAGCTGCTGGCCCGCGTCACGGGGCATGCCACCGAGCTCAAGGCCGGCGGCTATCAGTTCGAAACCGGCGTCACGCCGCGCGAAGTGATCGACAAGCTGGCCAGGGGCGACGTCACGCACTATGTCGTGACCGTGATCGAGGGCTGGGAATTCCGCAAGATGCGCGCGGCCGTGGACGCCAATCCGGCCCTCAGGCACGACACCCGGGACATGTCCGATGCCGACCTGATGAAGGCCATCGGCGCCGCCGAGGCATCGCCCGAAGGCATGTTCTTTCCCGATACCTACCTGTTCGCGCGGGGCAGCAGCGACGTCGAACTCTACAAGCATGCCTACCGGGCCATGCAGAAGCGCCTGACCGACGCCTGGAACGCGCGGTCGCCCGATCTGCCTTACAAGACACCTTACGAGGCACTGGTCATGGCGTCGATTGTCGAGAAGGAAACGGGGCAGGCCGGCGAGCGGCCGCTGATTGCCGCCGTATTCGTCA contains:
- the mltG gene encoding endolytic transglycosylase MltG; its protein translation is MKRLFLRLAGVLLVFAVAAAGGFAWWANQPLPLSASPVEVIIKPNSGVASVGRQIQRGGVGMDPRLFQLLARVTGHATELKAGGYQFETGVTPREVIDKLARGDVTHYVVTVIEGWEFRKMRAAVDANPALRHDTRDMSDADLMKAIGAAEASPEGMFFPDTYLFARGSSDVELYKHAYRAMQKRLTDAWNARSPDLPYKTPYEALVMASIVEKETGQAGERPLIAAVFVNRLRKNMMLQTDPTVIYGIGPSFDGNLRKKDLLTDTPYNTYTRTGLPPTPIALPGLASLAAATTPAPSDALYFVARGDGSSHFSSSLPEHNRAVDKYQRGKP